A genome region from Staphylococcus capitis subsp. capitis includes the following:
- the panD gene encoding aspartate 1-decarboxylase, whose product MIRTMMNSKIHRARVTESNLNYVGSITIDSNILDAVDILPNEKVAIVNNNNGARFETYVIAGERGSGKICLNSAASRLVEVGDIVIIMTYAQLNEKEVKNHSPKVVVMNEYNEIIEMIHEKENSIVL is encoded by the coding sequence ATGATAAGAACGATGATGAATTCTAAGATTCATAGAGCGAGGGTCACGGAGTCAAACTTAAATTATGTAGGTAGTATTACGATAGATTCGAATATCTTAGATGCGGTGGATATTTTACCTAATGAAAAGGTCGCTATTGTGAATAATAATAATGGTGCCAGATTTGAAACATATGTTATTGCTGGAGAACGTGGAAGCGGTAAAATTTGTCTAAATAGTGCAGCTTCTCGTTTAGTAGAAGTGGGTGATATCGTCATTATAATGACTTATGCACAATTAAATGAAAAAGAAGTTAAAAATCATTCACCCAAAGTAGTAGTTATGAATGAGTACAATGAAATTATAGAAATGATACATGAGAAAGAGAACTCGATTGTGCTATAA
- a CDS encoding zinc ribbon domain-containing protein, whose product MNCPKCGQNIQPEDVFCGNCGTKLQSVTTETTGITSSETTNKETLDKRTKETKEHVQSTLTDVNHHQNINQSVVNQNDTHHPVNQTFEQARTNEKDFLNELKEFFINAFKRPDQVIKDNQTFSFRILITLIVAGLLLISLFTTMLIPSQVGLFEIQKEDILLRFVLSLAIILAIHIGITYAVVRLTVIPEIKFNKLLSDYVIINTFTVALLIFSGIILALNSYKFATLIFIVMYLFFTISPAYILGKYSSLYETRISGVYGVIILIFALAIIALIFGENVIESVVMQDLSRLFGRVI is encoded by the coding sequence ATGAATTGTCCTAAATGTGGCCAGAATATTCAACCAGAAGACGTCTTTTGCGGTAACTGTGGTACTAAGCTTCAATCTGTTACTACAGAAACTACTGGGATAACATCATCAGAAACTACAAATAAAGAGACATTAGATAAACGAACTAAAGAAACTAAGGAGCATGTACAATCAACACTTACGGATGTTAATCATCATCAAAATATTAATCAATCTGTAGTCAATCAAAATGATACACATCATCCTGTTAATCAAACATTTGAACAGGCACGTACAAATGAGAAAGATTTTCTTAATGAATTAAAAGAATTTTTTATTAATGCTTTTAAACGACCAGATCAAGTTATTAAAGATAATCAAACATTTAGTTTTAGAATACTGATTACTCTTATTGTTGCAGGACTACTGTTGATAAGTTTATTTACTACTATGCTTATTCCGAGTCAAGTAGGTTTATTTGAAATACAAAAAGAAGATATCTTACTTAGATTTGTTTTAAGTTTAGCTATTATCTTAGCAATTCATATTGGAATTACATATGCGGTGGTAAGATTAACAGTTATTCCTGAAATCAAGTTCAATAAATTATTATCAGATTATGTAATCATCAATACGTTTACAGTAGCTTTATTAATTTTCTCAGGAATAATTCTTGCATTAAATTCATATAAATTTGCGACACTTATTTTTATTGTTATGTATCTATTTTTTACAATATCACCCGCGTATATCCTCGGGAAATATAGTTCATTGTATGAAACTAGAATTTCAGGTGTTTACGGCGTGATTATTTTGATATTTGCTTTAGCCATCATAGCTTTAATCTTTGGGGAAAACGTGATTGAAAGTGTAGTAATGCAAGACTTAAGTAGATTGTTCGGAAGAGTGATTTAA